Proteins encoded within one genomic window of Chitinophaga parva:
- the cobC gene encoding alpha-ribazole phosphatase, translating into MRIYLIRHTTPCIPRGTCYGFTDLDVAPTFETEASRLRPLLPAVPLNVYASPLQRCYRLAQFLFPNAPINADDRLKELNFGDWEMQRWDDLGENALQAWMTDYVHTRVPGGESYEDLYARSIATLLEITTTGQDSAIVTHGGVIRSILAYVMNTPLEQSFETRVEWGRMARLDYDGKAFQVVGIDE; encoded by the coding sequence ATGCGCATATACCTGATAAGACATACCACGCCCTGTATTCCCCGGGGTACCTGTTACGGCTTTACCGACCTGGATGTAGCACCTACTTTTGAAACGGAAGCCAGCCGCCTGCGGCCCCTGCTGCCGGCCGTACCGCTTAACGTATATGCCAGCCCGTTACAACGCTGCTACCGCCTGGCACAGTTCCTTTTTCCTAATGCCCCCATCAACGCAGATGACCGCCTGAAAGAGCTGAACTTTGGCGACTGGGAAATGCAGCGCTGGGACGACCTGGGCGAAAACGCCCTGCAGGCCTGGATGACAGACTACGTGCACACGCGCGTACCAGGTGGGGAAAGTTATGAAGACCTCTACGCCCGTTCCATCGCCACCCTGCTGGAAATAACCACCACCGGCCAGGATAGCGCTATCGTTACCCATGGGGGCGTGATCCGCAGTATACTGGCCTATGTGATGAACACACCCCTGGAACAGTCTTTTGAAACCCGTGTAGAGTGGGGCCGCATGGCGCGGCTGGATTACGATGGGAAGGCATTCCAGGTAGTTGGTATTGATGAATAG
- a CDS encoding MarC family protein, translating to MFEFDSRQIITVTITLFAMIDILGSLPVLLSLREKMGHIDAAKATLASGFLMILFLLGGEPFLRLLSVDVHSFAVAGSIVIFVISMEMILGIEFFKGDSDAKTGSLIPIAFPLIAGSGTLTTIMSLKATINPNNIFVGIVINLAIIFAVLRSLSFIERILGKAGLMVLRKFFGVILLAIAVGIFKSNVSLINAGIGSH from the coding sequence ATGTTTGAGTTCGATTCCAGGCAGATCATCACTGTAACCATTACCCTGTTTGCAATGATCGATATCCTGGGCTCATTGCCGGTACTGCTTTCGCTCCGTGAAAAGATGGGGCATATCGATGCTGCAAAGGCCACGCTTGCATCTGGTTTTCTCATGATCCTTTTCCTGCTGGGTGGCGAGCCGTTTCTTCGCCTGCTCAGCGTGGACGTGCATTCCTTTGCGGTAGCCGGTTCCATCGTGATCTTCGTGATCTCCATGGAAATGATCCTGGGTATAGAATTTTTTAAAGGCGATAGCGATGCCAAAACGGGAAGCCTTATCCCCATTGCGTTTCCGCTCATTGCCGGTAGCGGTACGCTTACCACCATCATGTCACTGAAAGCAACCATCAACCCCAATAATATTTTTGTGGGCATCGTCATTAACCTGGCCATCATCTTCGCGGTGCTGCGCTCCCTCAGTTTTATAGAGCGTATACTGGGCAAGGCAGGCCTCATGGTGCTGCGCAAATTCTTTGGTGTGATCCTGCTGGCCATTGCGGTGGGCATTT